GGCCGAGCATTAACACTCTCTGCTGGAGCCAGCCCTGGCCACTCACCTGGGCATGACAAATGCAATGACCTTGACCTCACCCTGCAGCGAGTTCCTGTCTGGAACAAATTAGACAGGTTAAGAAGCTAAAGAGATGGCACCACACAGATTAATCAAACAGACAGACATTGGGAGAAGGTCTCCAGtctcctttattttcatttatagaAATGTATGAATACTAATCAGCAgaatataaggaaaatatttcaagtatttcCCAGTCAAAAACACAAGGCTATAGTCagccctcctggcacagctgagctgacTTCCTATTTAGAGCCCAAGGACTGTATTGCATTTTGGACCAACTCAGGGATGTTCCTTGAACCTGAATTCCAAGGGCCAGTTTGTCCCTGGTACCTCCTATCCTCAGATTTGACAAACACATTTCCAAGTTCTGTCATTACCTCAGCAGCACAAGATCAACCCTCTGTAAGACTGAGGGCCAAATGAAATTATGAGACCAGGGAGGGTGAAAATAGAAGGAACAGATACACAAGCATGAGCAGGAAGTATCCACAAAGTGCTGTTGCCACAAAAAGAAGGCACTTGAGTTAATTTACTCTGCATTGTTGATTCCTCATTGAGActttagaaaaagaataattaaacCTGAGTTCTTACGGCCTTTTTTGTCTGATTTGTTATTTGGTAAATTCTCACTCCTTTCAAAAAAGGGGGAATTTGCAAGAAGTCATCAAGGTCAGACAAGATTctctcagggaaaaaagagatcagcacttcccagccagcctgatttctttggaaattgaggagcacacagagagagagaggattCCAGGTGCCCCTGTACAGCCAGCAACCTCTGAAAAGGCAGTGAAAGCAAAGCCTCCAACATGGAGAAGTCATTGctttggctcctgctgctgccgcACACTGGGGCTTGCTGGGACTGCCAGGAGAAGTCAGATGAACAAGAAGCTGTGAACAGAAGGGCAGGAACAAGTGTCCAGCTGGCGAATTCTCCTCCAGGTTCCCTTGCATCGATGGTTCCCCACTGCCTGCCAGTGCAACAGCTGATTCCTGAAACACAGTCATTACAGGGAGAAGGTGAGAGAAAATGAGCTGCACCTCCACTGCAGGGCAGTCACCACGAGGTACAATAGGGCTTAAATCACCCAGTAAATCCCATTTAGTCTGAGAACATCCATTTTCACTCCATGGGCCCAGTTCTGCCTCTCTACCActgtaaagcagcagcagcagcagccacagtgaGGCCCACAGGTTGTACCAATGTGAAGTAAAACCTAACAGTGACAGgaacagacatttttctgtagCACTGTGCCCCTTCCCAGATTTTACCATTCAGTGGTTTAAGGGAATTCCTCACATCAGTATCTCCCAGCCCTGACCGTCGGAGAAGCACAGCTACCACAACTGGATCAACTCTTGTCCTATGCAGAGAGCTGCCCACAGATAGCCCAAAGACCCCTAACTTCTGCTTGGTTTATAGTTCTGCAGAAACTGGAATTATTGCTCTGCTCCAGATATGCCTGCCCTTGGCTTAATGAGGTGTCATGCTTGAGAGCTGCGATTCATGCATCACACATGGTTGGAAAAGGCTTGctatatttttctcttgccttGGGGTCCTTTCAAAATACCAGAATCTGCACAGGGAGGATTCAGACAAAGCTGGCTGTGCACAGAGCAATTCCACACCCTCCAAAACTCTGGGCGGCAGCCTTACCTTTACTCCTTAAACATGTGAGCTCTCAAGTAGCTGGCTTCCCTGCTGGCTCTCACAGGTCTGTAACAACATGGACCCACCAGCTCATCTTACAGCAGGACTCTGGGAACAATTTCTAGGCTCTGCTCAGTTGGGATGGACTTAAGATATCTGCTGAGATGTGGGCTGAGTCCTGATTTCAGGGAACCACTCACCCCAACTCCATTATTGCTGCCTCTCTCCAGTCTTCAGCCTGCCAGCATCTGAGGATCATTCCCACAGGATACAGTGCTCTTTTTTTTGGAGCTTCCATTCCACATACACTGCTCTTCAGCAGATCAGGTGGATGACATTATCCCCTCTTTTTGCAGCCCAATGAGGAAATGAATTCCTGAATATatcttttatttcacttcatcTGATGCTCCTGGCTGGCTACagagttttattaaaataacattactGTAAGCTTTTATAATAACTTACATGTTGAATGCAGGTAAGAGCTACTCTTGGCCACAGCAGTTAAGATTTTCTACTTCCTTATCTAAAAGCTTACATAACAaactgaggaagaaaggaaaaaactctATTGTAACTTCCTCTTCCtgaaagactgagaaaaatCCTGCACACAAAGGCCATCACTGGCAGTTTTGGCAGCGCAACATTGTGTGCTTGAGGCTTGACAATCCCAGTTTAGAATTCCTAGTTCTAACAAACATGCTTATTTCAACCTTTACATAAGTTTGAAACATACTCCTGCCCAACACTGATGGGCAATGATTTTCTCAGGCAGGGCTGCCAGTCAGTTTCAGAGGTGCCTTTAGTAAGCAAACAATGGGATTAGGAGGTACCAGGATTAGGCAGTGCTGGACTGTGACTCCAGCGACCATCAGAGTTTGGGAGCCAGGACTTCTCTGTTGCTGGCTCTGCCCCAGATGTGTTTCCCAGCTTCAAGCCATCCTTCATCCCTGCCAGAGCTTACCTAACTTGTACAACCTGGGTGGTCCCCATCTATCACCCCAAAACTTCTTCAGTTCTCAAGGGTAAGGACGCTGAATGTGCAGAGACTTAACAGTACCTCCACCTCACCTCAGATGCCAGCACATACCCCAAGTTCCTAAGCCAGCTACCACTCACCAGAAGTACTCATAGAGGGTCACCCGTAGAAACAAAATCCCCAGTgctaaaaaataagaaatagaaTTGGCTTTATTTGACATCTGACAGGACTGTTAACCTTAGAACTAAGGCTGGAGTGTCTTTACACTCCACAACTGTGCCACCCTAAAGTGAGTGAGATTCAGCAGACTGAGTGCAGGTATTCCCACATGCACTCCTGGCTTTGCCCCTGGTTTATTACATGAGCTTCACCACATCATTTCAATTCTGCAAGAAACTCATGGTACACAACAAGAAGCAGTTAGTATACATAGAGTGCTCCAGAGAGCTGCATGCAGTGCACTGCGACCCTGAAACAAGCGGAACAAgggagaagaatgaaaaattcaaCACGGAAACAAGAGCTAAAACTCTTACTTTTGGCTGCCGGTGCCATCGCCATAGCAATGCTGACTCGGGGAGTGCAGAGCCGGGTGCTGACACTCCACGCAGATGGTGTGGCCCTCCCTGAGGTAATGCATCCAGCGAGTGTATGAGtggtggctgtgcaggcagcccGGCGTGATGGCCACGAGCTGGAACTCCACACAGTACCTGCCAACCGAACAATGGCGGGTCAGCTCAAAAACCAGGGGAGGCCCTGCATGGGGCTGCCAGAGCCACACTCACCTGTGAGACCACAGATCACTAActaagaaaaaccaaaccaaaccaaacaatcCCCCCATCCAAGGTCATTAAAAGCAGAACACGTGGCGTACCTGCATTTTGACAAGGTTAAATAGGGAATAAAACTATTCTGCTGATGCTTTCAGCTAACATATAAAAAATATCAGGTATGACTGGCATCTGTTTTTACCAGTAGGGACACAGACTGGTCAAGCATTTGACTAATCTAATTCCAAGTCTGGTACCCACTTGCTGAGCCACACTTCCTCTATCATCTCCTCTCAGAATAGGTTTCATAGAGCAGGTTGTGACAGGAGCTAAGATTTGGTCTGTAAAGGTTTTCCTTGTGATGATCTCCCTCCTGCAACCGGAGAGACTCTGTGGGTGGCATATGGCTGAGTCCCTGAGCTGAGCCTCCAACTTACCCTGCCCTTTCACTGGCATCAGCTgcagctcttttcttcctcGCTTTTCCAAACCCTCCTGTAGTTATTAATGCCGGGACTGTGTATACCAAAGAGAAAGGGTACAGAGCATCAGTGGCAATGCTGCTCTAAGGCTCTTTAtgtctgcaaaacagaaaagatgagCTTTTAATGTCATAGGGTTTTAACAGGCAACAAAAACAATTCTATTTTCATATTATCCATCACTGTCAACCATTCCACTCAGAAGAGAATCTGTATAACTGACAGATTTTTGCCTGAGCAGAGTAAGCCTACTTACAGGAACAGCCAAAGACAGGGGGAGGCAATATTCACTTAATGCCAGCTCTCAACAGGTTTGAAGAAGTCACTTGCAGCTGTAATCCAGACTGGACAGATTTTGACCCCAAAATACCAACCAAAATGACAAGCAACTCTTCTAAAAGAATCATAAAGGTGTTCCATGAAAATCTGATTTGAACAAACTAAACCCAGGCTTTTTCTCCAGAAACCATCTGGAGGTCTCCCTTGCCTGCACTCTGCTCCGGTGCAGAGAAGGCATATCTCGGCCTTGAGAGGTATTGCTCTTTTGTGACTTTTTGCAGATaactcataaaataaaaaaatacatatataaaaatgaaaaaaaaagtgttcaacACCCACTTACAGAAGTTTTAAACAGACATAAATCTGCCAATCTTACCAAAATTTTCAGAGATTTACACTTGTATAAGTGAGAACACAGCAGACCTGTAACATCTCACTTTTGAGACACAGTGGATCACAGTAAATAGCAGGTACCACTTCCAACACTGTCCTGGGAAGGATGTGTCTAAGCCCTTGCATGAAGAGCTCAGTTCTCAATTAGCCCAGGCAGGCCCATGGCAAACATCCCGGTGTCTAAAAACAATTCTTCAAACAGAGTAAAAATCAGCTCTGCTGACCCAAACCAGAGTCCTCCCCACAACTACCCAGACACTTTTCAATGGACTTACTCAGGGACTGTTGGCACTCTGCTCCTTGCCGAGTCCAGTACTCTACACAGCCAGCCCTCTCCTCCAGAGCAGGACATGCTTCTCCCCCGTTCCTGGGCTCCTGAATGATGTGCCTCATCCGGACACGATAGGTTGTCTTACAAGGCTCTGCGCAGCCACTCCAGGCACTCCACTGAGATACGACACAGGGGATCACTGGAAGAAGAGCAACAAATGGGGATGTGGAAGGTTAAAGGAATGATGCCAGTGAAATGCCTGCtccagaaataacattttttgaCATAGCTCAGCACAACCTTCCTTATTTTAGACCTGTCCCATAGTTCTCTTGGGCAGTTCTGAGTAGTTCTCCTCCAGGCCCCTTCACCGACCCCACAAGACGCACTGAGCCCGGTGGTGCCCGGACACGCAGCCAGAGCCCGAGGCGAGCAGGGGACTGGTCCGCtcgggggcagcggggccgggagcggccgCGGCCGCAGTCCCTCACCTGTGCAGGCCTGGGCGTAGTCGTGGCAGCAGTCGAGGGTGCGAGCGCACGCCTGGTCGCAGTAGCAGGGCCCGGTGGAGCCGTCGGGCCGCCGGCCGGCGCTCAGGCAGGCGGCGTCGCGGCCGGGGCAGCACAGCCCGCGGGCGGCGCAGCCAGAAGcgcggcggggcagggccggcggtggcagcggcagcagcagcagcagcgccgggAACCAGCAGGGACTGCCGGCCATGGCCTCGGAGCTCCGCCACCTGCGCTGCCACCGCCCGCTGCCCCCCCCCAGCTGCGGCGGAGCGCCGGGGCGGAGgagccggcccggcccggcccccaCAAGCGGCAGGAGGCGGCCACACCGGGCGGCGCTGGGGCGAGTCCTGGGGCGGCCGCTGCCCCGGGACCACGGTGTCAGCGCATCCCCGGTCCGGGGCCCGGTGTGCCGGGCTGTACCGGGACTGTGCCTGCTTTACTGGGGTTGTACTGGGGTTGTACTAGGGCTGTACCGGACCGTGCCGGGGCTGTGGCCAGTGCCGAGCCGCCGCCCTGAGGCGGCAGGTGCCGCCCATACCAATACCCTCATCTCCTGCCACACTCTTTGTGGCACCTCGCGCTGGCCGCGCACCCGACAGTCCCTTTCTGTGGACTCATCAAACCAAAAACTCTTCAGCCCTGACTGCTGGCATTTACCCACCAGATTATCGAAAGATTATCATAAAAAGTAGATTATAAAGGAGACCAATATTTTTGCTGGATTTGACTCCAGCATACCTCAGGAGCcattaaaaaacagaaagtACTTCATTGCCAGTACAGCAGCTCCTAAGGAACACGATCCAGCTGGCTATGCTACCTCTCTACAGAATTACCctgtaatttcttcttaattcGAAATGCAAGAAGTTTAGAGAGATTACAGCTACTCCTGTGAATTATCTAGCTATTCAGTACAAATCAAAAGGCTTTACTGTAACTTTTTAATCAAAAGAGGCTTGCTCTAAAATATTGATCACAACAGATGTTATACCTTGCTGAACACTGAACTGGGATTTATAAAACCCACCCactggtttttggggtttttttgcaagcaATTATGCTATTGTACTAAGACGGGGTATGGACAAAGCATTCCCATTTCAGGGAAACTGCAGCAAAGATGTttctagaaaaacagaaaataacatcaGAGGACAGGTTAACACCTTCAGCATGTACAATTCTGGAGGCATGCTGACACTGCATCAGCTTGGGCATGACATGGTAAAATGTTccaaaaatataagaaataaaaaaaactttaGCTTTTTTGTATATCACTAGATGTCTGCAGCAAAGAACAGGCATCTCATTTTCTTGGCAGTGGTCATATTGTCACCTTGGAAATCGCACATGTAACAAATCCTTCAGTGAGCAAGAGGCATaaaggctgggagaggaaagaGCACTAGAAATCAGTAGCTGTGGGGTCTAGGAAGCAGGAATTTAAATATATCAGGTGTTAATTTCTGCCTCTGCCAATGAGTCACTTACTCTGTGACCTCAGGTAAGTCGTTTAACCAATGCATGTCTCGTTCTTGATCTAGAACAGGAAGGACATTCAAAAGGAGATTGCATTACTCAGCTAATAGTTCACACAAACCAGAGGCGGGTGCGGCTCTTGCGCAATCCCCCGAGGGGCAGTAACAGAGCACACTTCCCTGGCCCAGCACTCATGCTGCGATGCTCCACATCCCCCGCCAACAACTGAGGTAGGAGGAGCACCTTCACATTATTCTGAGATACACAGACTGAATGAAAATAAGCTTCAGAAAGCTATGGGTCTGCATAAAGACTGCAATTTTGACTGACCCTGTGCGGTTAGGAAAATTGGATCTGGGTCCAGGCATCTCAGTAGGGATTTTATTCAACCCCCCTCCCCAGCAAGTTCTTGGGAGCAAACTTTGTTTCTTACATTCCCAGAGTGACAGCAGTTCTCCCTTGTTCTGGTTTGACATAGCCCTGGGGATTTtttagggtttgggttttttttttttttccctctgacaGGCTCTGAAGATGCCAAGGAAACATGGCCCAAGCCATGCTGGACCACATAAGCCCAGCAACAGATTTCTTGCAAGACAATTGCCAAGTCTGGGTGGGTTTGCTGGCCCTGTGAGGAGTATTGGAGCCAAGCAAGCGTGattttacagaaaggaaatgtgGCTAGTCTGTCATACAGGGAAAAGTTCAGGAGCAGAACAGCTTGCAGGGATGTCCTTGGGAACACCAGTGGGTGTTCCCTGTTGTATAAAAAGGGGCATTCTTTTGTTGATGAAAAGCATAGTTGGTCAAGATAGAAGTTTTAAGAGCAATACAAACAGAGGATGGTAACTTTTGGGGGAGAAAAGGTTTAACTGCACCTTCTCCTCCAGGTTTTTTGGAATTGTTTTTGCCCTGGGACCTCACAACAAGTTTACACAGGACGACAACCAAGTCCAGCTCTCTGGTATTTCTGGTAGGATCACGCTTtcttctgctgcctgcagaactCAGCCCACGAGTCCCAACACACGTTCTACAGTG
The nucleotide sequence above comes from Corvus cornix cornix isolate S_Up_H32 chromosome 20, ASM73873v5, whole genome shotgun sequence. Encoded proteins:
- the LOC104687584 gene encoding somatomedin-B and thrombospondin type-1 domain-containing protein-like isoform X2, with protein sequence MTGVCPSITALLFPQLWLESWEQEDIKLPGRSARLTEDRISQAFRNAALGSATVIPCVVSQWSAWSGCAEPCKTTYRVRMRHIIQEPRNGGEACPALEERAGCVEYWTRQGAECQQSLIPALITTGGFGKARKKRAAADASERAGYCVEFQLVAITPGCLHSHHSYTRWMHYLREGHTICVECQHPALHSPSQHCYGDGTGSQKNQLLHWQAVGNHRCKGTWRRIRQLDTCSCPSVHSFLFI
- the LOC104687584 gene encoding somatomedin-B and thrombospondin type-1 domain-containing protein-like isoform X1; translation: MAGSPCWFPALLLLLPLPPPALPRRASGCAARGLCCPGRDAACLSAGRRPDGSTGPCYCDQACARTLDCCHDYAQACTVIPCVVSQWSAWSGCAEPCKTTYRVRMRHIIQEPRNGGEACPALEERAGCVEYWTRQGAECQQSLIPALITTGGFGKARKKRAAADASERAGYCVEFQLVAITPGCLHSHHSYTRWMHYLREGHTICVECQHPALHSPSQHCYGDGTGSQKNQLLHWQAVGNHRCKGTWRRIRQLDTCSCPSVHSFLFI